The proteins below come from a single Roseiflexus sp. RS-1 genomic window:
- a CDS encoding DJ-1/PfpI family protein: MAAKNILMLVGDYVEDYEVMVPFQALQAVGHNVHAVCPDKKAGDKVRTAVHDFEGDQTYSEKPGHNFTLNATFAEVRAEDYDALVIPGGRAPEYIRLNEKVLEIVRHFAAANKPIAAICHGAQVLAAAGVLEGKSCSAYPAVGPDVNRAGGRYVDIPADKAHVDGNLVTAPAWPAHPDWIAKFLAVLGTKIEP; this comes from the coding sequence ATGGCGGCGAAGAACATCCTGATGCTCGTCGGCGATTACGTCGAGGACTACGAGGTAATGGTGCCGTTCCAGGCGCTTCAGGCGGTCGGGCACAATGTGCATGCGGTCTGCCCCGACAAGAAGGCGGGCGATAAGGTGCGCACGGCGGTGCACGATTTCGAGGGCGATCAGACGTACAGCGAGAAACCCGGGCACAACTTCACGCTAAATGCAACATTTGCCGAGGTTCGGGCGGAGGATTACGATGCCCTGGTGATCCCCGGCGGGCGCGCGCCTGAATACATTCGTTTGAATGAGAAGGTGCTGGAGATTGTACGCCACTTCGCAGCAGCCAACAAGCCGATTGCCGCGATCTGCCACGGTGCGCAGGTGCTGGCAGCAGCTGGCGTCCTCGAAGGCAAATCGTGCTCAGCATACCCGGCGGTGGGTCCCGATGTCAACCGCGCCGGCGGTCGGTACGTCGATATTCCGGCGGATAAAGCGCATGTCGATGGCAACCTGGTGACGGCGCCCGCCTGGCCTGCGCATCCCGACTGGATTGCGAAGTTCCTCGCCGTTCTGGGCACGAAGATCGAGCCGTAA